The stretch of DNA GCGTCGACCACGGCGCGCGGGGCGCGAACTGCCAGACCTGGTGGTCGAACGCGAATTCGGTCGTGAAGCGGAGCGTGTTCCTCGACGACCTCGTCTACTCGATCGCGGAGGACCGCGCGAAGGTGCAGAAGATCGATCACTTCGGCAAGGACCTCGCCGACCTCTCATTCGAGTGACGGCTTCCGGATCACGATCCACACCGCGACGAACCACGCCTCCAGGACCGTGAACGCGAGCGCGTTGCCGGCCCCGATCAGCTCGGGGGAGGGGCGGACCGCGCGCGGGACGAGCGGCGCGAGCGAGATCGCGACGAAGAGGAGGAGCATCGGCGGCGACAGCCGGCCGAGCAGCTTGCTCCAGGTTCCGCGCACGCGGAGCGTGAGCGTCCACGCGATCGCGGCGCCGGTGTAGAGGATCGCGGCCCACCCGGACGTGAGCGGGAACATCACGCCCTCGAACGCGAGGAAGTCGGTCGCGTCACGCACCTCCGCGCCCTCGCGCGCGAGCTCGACGCCGCGCGTGACGAGGAGGAACTGGGCCGCTTGATCGGGCAGCACCGCGAGGCCGACGAGCACCGCGGTGACGATCGCGAACGTCCGCGGCCTCGTCCCCGGCTTCGTAATTCGAAGTAGCGCAATGGCAAATACGATGTCGGAGACGGCCGTGATCTGCCAGCCGAGCCACCCGAGGCGATAGGCGACGGGGGAATCGGCGATCCGGATCATCCGCTCGACGTCGTCGCCCGCGCCGCCGCCGCCGGGGACGAGCGGGAGGAGGAACGCGGCCATCCCGAGCATCGCGGCGCCGTGCGCGAGGAACGTGAAGATCAGCGCCTGGCGAAAGAGCTTCATCGATTCACCCGCCCTTCGCGAAGAGGTCGCGCCGCCAGTATTTCGGTCGAAAGAACCGCAGAGCCCCTTTGAGCACCGTCATCCACGCGAGGTGGGCGCCGGGGCGCGTGTTGTCGAGGATCCGCCGCGCGAGCCAGGGCGCGACGGTCTCGACCGGGTCGGCGATGAAGTTGAAGAGGCGCCGCTTCGAGCGCCAGAGCTCGGGCTCGCCTCGCTCGTAGACGCCGGTGAGGAGCTCGGTCACGACGATGCCCGGGCTCGTCGTGCCGACGACGACCCCGCTGTCGCGCGTCTCGTCGACGAGCGAGCGCGTGAAGTAGCGGAGCGCCGTCTTCGTGCTGCCGTAGAGCGCCATCCCGCGCTGGCGCGCGCCGTCGGCGCCGAACCCCTCCATGTTGTAGACCGCGCCGCGGAGGCCGTGGAATCCGTCGTGCGGCGCCTGCGCGAGCATCCCCTCGAGCGCGACGCGGGAGCCGTTCATCATCCCGGCGAGGTTCGTCCCGACCACGGCGGCGATGTCGCTCGGCGGCAGCTCCACGAACGGCCGCTGCGCGTTGCTCGTGCCCGCGTTGTTCACCCAGACGTCGACGCGCCCGAAGCGCTCCCGCGCCGAGCCCCAGAGCGCGCGGACGTCGTCGTACCTCGAGACGTCGCAGGCGCGGCCGTGCGCCTTGTCGTCGCCGAGCTCGGCGCAGACGCTCGCCACGTCGGCGTCCTTCCGCCCCGACACGACGACGTTGGCGCCGCGCGCGACGAGGGCGCGGACGAGCCCGAGCCCGAGACCCTTGGTGCTGCCCGTGACGACGACGGTCGGAGCCAGCGCTCAGAAGTCCGTGCGGATCGTGCGGCCGCCGACGCTCGTCTGCGCGCTCGCCGGGGTCGTGGGCTTCGTCGCCGGCTGGGCGGCGGGGGCGGGCCCCGGGGCTGGGCGATGGGTGAACGCGGGCTTCGTGCCGGCGGTGGCGCTCGTCGCGGTCGCGCCTGCGTCCGCCGCCGCGGTCGTGGCGGAGTCGCCGGTGTCCATCGCCGGCGCCGTCTCGGACGGCTTCGGCGCCGCGGTGCCCGCGGTGTTCACGGAGTCCGCGGTAGTCGCGGTGTCCGCGGTCTGCATCCCGCTCGACGCCGTCTTCGGGTCGGGCTTCACCTCCGTCGTGCCCGGGCCCCGCATCGTGGAGATGCCGATGACGCCGATGACGGCGAGCGCGGCGGCGGCGCCGGCGTAGACGAGCTTCTTCTTCGAGCCGTTCGGCGGCGCGCCGGCCGACTCCTTCAGCGGGTCGGCCGTCTTCGACAGGCTCGTGCTCGTCTCCTTGCCCACGGTGGCGGGAGGAGAGACGCTCGCGTCGGTCTGGTTCGCGCCCGTCGTCGTCGCGGGGGCGTTCGGCGTCTCGCCGGTGATCAGGATCTCGGGGAGCGACTTGCCGCGCGTCGGCGACGCGGTGAGGTCGAGCCCGCGGCCGCCGGTGTCGGTCGCCCAGTCGCCCGCCTGGCCGCCGTTCTTCTGGAGCCAGCCGATCAGCGCCTCCTCGAGCTCCGCCGCCGTCTGGTAGCGGGCCTCGGGCGCGCGCGCGGTCGCCTTGACGATGATGGCGTTGAGGTCGTCGTCGATGTCCGGGCGCAGGTTCTGCGGGGTCGGGGCCTCTTCGAGCGCGATCTTGAAGAGGAGCTCGTTGAAGCTGTCGGCGACGAAGGGCGTGCGCCCGGTGACGCACTCGTAGAGGACGACGCCGAGCGAGTAGATGTCGGAGCGGTGGTCGGTCGTCTTCGCGCCGCGCGCCTGCTCCGGCGACATGTACACGGGCGAGCCCATGATCGTGCCGGTCTGCGTGTTGGACGTCGCCTCCTGATCGTTCAGGAGCTTCGAGATGCCGAAGTCGACGATCTTCGCGACCTCGCGGCCGGACTTCGTCTTCGCGATGACGACGTTCGACGGCTTCATGTCGCGGTGGAAGATGCCGGCCGCGTGCGCCGCGGCGAGGCCGCGCGCGGTCTGGATGCAGTAGCCGATCGACTCGATGAGCGAGAGCTTGTTGCCCTTCGCCTTGTCGATGCGCTTGCCGAGGTCCTCGCCGACGAGGAACTCCATGACCATGTACGGGCGGCCGTCGGCGAGCACGCCGGCGTCGAAGATCTGGACGACGTGCGGCGACTCGATGTGCGTCGAGGCCAGCGCCTCGCGCTCGAAGCGCCCGACCATCGCCGGGTTCGAGGCGTACTGCGCCTTCAGGACCTTGATCGCGACGCGGCGCTTGATGCGGACGTTGACGCCCTCGAGGACCTCGCCCCACGCGCCCTCGCCGATGACGCGCTCGATGCGGTACTTGCCCTCGAGGAGCTCGCCGGTTGCGGGGAGGCCTGCGCTCATCGGATGAATCCTCTCAGAAACGCCGTCGTCGCCGGCGCGCGCTCCTTCTCCGGTCGCGTAAGGTAGACGTAGCCCGTGAAAGCGGCCGCGACGATCGTGCCGATGAGGAGCACGTCGGTCGTGACGTTGAGCCCCAGCGTGCGGCTCCGGAGCTCGTCGGCGCGCTCCGGGTTGGTGCCGTCGTTGGCGCTCTCGTAGGAAGAGGCGGTGCTCGTCGCGACGATGCCGGTCACCACCGTCGCGATGCCGAGGATGCCGGTCGCGCCGGCGCCGTACCAGAAGCTCTTCGGGATCGGGCGCTCCGGCGGCGGGGGCGGCGGCGCGTAGACGATCTGACTCGGCTGCGCCGGAGCGACCGCGACCTTGTCCTCCGGGAACTCGAACGGGTGCACGCCGAGATCGCCCGCCGTCGCGTCGACCTCCCAGACGATCTCCTGCTTGCCAGGCGCGCGCGCGGTGATGATGTGATGACCTTGCCGGATGCCGACCGGGAACGGCACCGTCGCGGTGAGCGGGCCGTAGACGTTGTTGATCGAGTCGCCCTGGGTGGGGATGCGCCGGTCGAGGATCGTCGTCTCGGGGACGTTGCTCGTGAAGGTCACGCGCGCCACGCCGAGCTTCAACGTCTGGAGGTCGCGATCGAGCTGCTCGCGCTCGGCGGGGGCGATCTCGATCATCCCCTTGATGTAGTTCTCGTACGCTTCGATCGCCTCCGAGTCGCGCTCGAGCATCATCGCGCAGAGGCCGAGGTTGCCGAGGATCTGCGCGGCGGGCGAGAGCTGGTACGCGACCTTGAACTCGCGGTAGGCCTCTTCGTAGCGGGGCTTCGCCGGATCGCGGAGCAGGTTAACGCCGGCGGCGAAGTGGAGGCGCGCTTGCTGGAGCGCGTCCTGCTGCTGCGCGGGCGCCGGGGCGGGAGGCGCCGGCTTTCCCTGCGCGAACGCGGGGGCGGCGCTGCACATCAGGGCGAACGCCGCCGCGCTGCAAAATGTCAGAAGCCGCACGTCTCGCAGCATAGCAACGGTGGGTGGAAAATTCCTCACCCGAAGAGAGGACAAAAAGTAGGAATCATTGGCATAGATCTAGCGGCTCTCGGATCCCGAGGATGGTGGGGCGGAGGTCCGGGGGGGCGGTCCAGGGCGCGTCGGGCGTCGTGGCGGTGCGCTCCTGGAGGTTGAACGACGAAGGGCCGCCGCGGACGAGGAAGGGGCTGAACGTGTAGCCCTCGCCTTGGTTGAAAGGTGCGAAGACGGTCTCCGATGCGGGGTCGTAGTACACCGACTGGCCGGAGTGGCGGATCGACACGCGCTGCACGAGCACGCTCGGATCGAGCGAGATCGCGTGCAGGTTCGTGTCGGCGTTCGCTTCGACCATGAAGACGAGGCGGCGCGCGTTGTCGATCGCCGCCTTCCGGAGGACGGTGGGCGCGGTCGCCTCGGTCGACATCGTGAAGGTGCGGAGCGGGAGCTGGCTCGTGGCCGGCTGGAGGTAAGGGCGCGTGTAGAGGGCGTGGACGCCGTCCGCGAGCGGGAGGAGCGTCACGTCGTCCGGGCCCGCGTTGCAGACGATCGAGCCGAAGCCGGGCTGTCCCGTCTGCGCCATGCGGCCGTAGGTGTGCGAGCCCTGCGCGACTGGCACGTCCGTGCCGTTCGGGAGGAAGTACTGCCGCGCGCGCACGACGCAGACCATGTTGCCCTGCGGGCCTTCGCACTCGGGCGTCGGCTGCGGCCCCGCGTCTTCGGTTCCCGCGTCGCTCGGCGGCGTCGCCGGGGGCACTCCGGGGTTGTAGAAGCTCAGGTACCCGCCGGTGCCGGACAGGCTCCGCGTCGCGACCATGCCGCGCGGGTTCTGCGGGAGCGTGATCGGCGTCGCGACCACCGGCGACGCCGGGTTCGTCGTGTTGATCGTGACGAGGCGGAAGGCGGAGCCCGACGCGGGGTGGGCGACGATCGAGACGCGCTCGCTCGTGACGCCGATCGCGTCGTAGTAGACGAGCGGTCCGACGGCGACCGCGGACAGCTCCGTCCACGCGCCGGTCGTGGTGTCGAGCCGGCGGATGTGGAGCTTCACGTCCTCCGTCGTGTTCGCGATGAAGTGCGTCGCGGCCTCGAAGATGTACCAGAGGTCGCGCGGCGCATCGTGCGCGATGCCCGCGACCCACATCCTCTCGCGCGTCGAGACCTCGCGCCCGCTCTTGCTGTCGAGGACGGTGAGCACGGGCTCGAGGACACCGCCGTCGGACGCGACCTCGCCGCCGACGACGAGCGGCGAGAACGCCTCGCCCGTCGTCGACGTCTCCGAGGCGTCGACGGTCGTCGGAGGCGGCCCGGTCTCCTCCACCGTCACGCCGGCGGCGTCGGGGCGCGTGACGCTCGTGAACTGCCCGTCGTCGGCGGGCTTCACGTCGTCGAGCGAGTTGACGAGGCTGCAGCCGGCGGCGACCGCCGTCGTGAGCAAAGCGGAGAGGGAGGTCAGACGAAGCGCGCGCATCTAGTTCCTCGGCGCGTCCTGCATGATCCAGGACGTGATGATGTCCTTCTCGATGGCGGTGAGGGCGTTGCCCGTCTGAGGCGCCGGCATCACGAGACCACGCGGCGGGTTCGGGTTGATCTTGATGGAGAGCCAGCTCTCTTGCAGGTTGCTCTTCGTCACGCGCGGGATGTTCCGGCCGTCGATGTTGCCGAGGATGGACCGCGCGTCCACGAGCTGGTCATACGAGAACGCGGGCGCGAGGTTGAGGCCGCCCGCCGTGGGTCCGCTCACGTGGCAGCCGACGACGGCGCAGTTCTTGTTGAAGACGCCCTGCACGTCGATGCTGTAGCTCGTGTCCGTCGTGCCGCTCCTCTCGACGAGGTTATCGTCGCGGTTGTTCGTCGCGTCGCGCGCGCGCACGACCCAGTTGAGCGTCGCGCGGGACGCGAGGTCGGAGAGCTCGACGTACGGCGCGCCGGGGGCGCTCGTCGCGCGCGGCGGCGCGTCGAAGTCGTAGCCGCCGGCGGTCCGCGCTTCGAACACGTCGTAGACGATGTTCCCCGGCGGCGTCTGATCGTCGGTCGCGGGGTCCCAGCTCAGCTTCACCTTGCGCATCACGGGATCGAAGTCGAACCCCTTGATGCCGGCGAAGGTGGGCTTCGTGACGTCCGACGCGGTCGTGGCGGAGCGCTCGACCGTGTTCTCCTCCGCGTTGCCGGCCGCGTCGCGCGCGCGACACACGAAGGAGTACGTGACGCCCGGCTGGAGGCCGGTCAGCGTCACCGCCGTCGCGGCGCTGACCTTCGCCGCGGGGTCGGCGGTGAAGTCGAACTGCCCCGCGCTCGTCGACGTGAAGACCTCGTACGTGAGCTCCGACGCCGGCGAGTGGTTGTCGGTCGCGGGCGACCACGTCACCTCGACCGAGGTGGCGCCGAGCGCCGTCGCCGCGTCGCAGCCCGCGAACGTGGGGAGGGTCGCGTCCTGACCGAGCGCGGAGTTGACGACCGCGCCCCCGGCCGACTCGTTGTTCGCGATGTCGCGCGCGCGCACCTCGAACACGAACGGCTCTCGCGGAACGCCGAGCTCGTTCAGGGTGATGGTCGTGTCTCCCGGGCCCGTCCGCGCGATGCGCGTGAGGGTGGTCCGCGGCCGTCCCGCGTAGACGTCGTAGACGATCGCCTCCGGCGGGGTGAAATCGTCGGTCGCCGGCTCCCACGTCAGCCTCGCGCCCGCGTTGCCGGACGGCTCGGCGGTCTTCAATCCGTTGAAGCTCGGCGGCGCCGTGTCCGGCGACGCGATCGCGGACTTCACGATCGTGTTCCGGTCCTCGAGGCCGCTCGCGTCGGCGGCGCGGACGATCACGTAGTAGCGCTCGCCCTGCTTCTCGGGCGTGATCGTGACCGCGGTCCCGTCGGTCTTGATCGGGATCGTCTTCAGCTCGCGACCGGGGAGGCGCGTGATGTAGACGCGGTAGTCTTGCGCGTCCGGGGCCGGCTTCCACGCGACGACGAGCTTGCCCGCTTCGTCGGGGACGACCCAGGCGACGCCCTCGAACGCGAGGTTGTTCGAGCGGACGGCCGGATCGTCATCGCCGCCGCAGCCGATGGCGAGCGCCAGCGCCGTTAAAGCAAAGGCAAACCGAGGACGTAGCACGGCCGCATCATACGCGCGTGCCGCCGAATGGGAAGAACGGCTCGTCGCTATCCGTGGCGTCATCCCGTCGTCATCCCGTCGTCATCCCGTCGTCATCGGGGCGTCTCTGGGCGTCGTTTTCCAGTGATCCGGCGCGAGCGGCGGGAGGCCGAGCGCCTCGCGGACCGGCGCGAACGACCGGCGATGGACGACGCACGCGCCGAGCCTCTGCAGCGCGGCGACGTGCTCCTTCACGGGGTAGCCCTTATGCCGCGCGAATCCGTAGCCCGGGTAGGTCGCGTCGAGCTCGCTCATCAGCGCGTCGCGCGCGGTCTTCGCCAGGATCGACGCCGCGGCGATCGAGAGGCTCCGGGAGTCGCCCTTCACGATCTTCTGCTGCGGGATCGCGAGGTCCTTGAGCAGCCGCGCGTCGAGGAGGAGGTGCGCGGGCGCGACGGCGA from Labilithrix sp. encodes:
- a CDS encoding serine/threonine protein kinase; the protein is MSAGLPATGELLEGKYRIERVIGEGAWGEVLEGVNVRIKRRVAIKVLKAQYASNPAMVGRFEREALASTHIESPHVVQIFDAGVLADGRPYMVMEFLVGEDLGKRIDKAKGNKLSLIESIGYCIQTARGLAAAHAAGIFHRDMKPSNVVIAKTKSGREVAKIVDFGISKLLNDQEATSNTQTGTIMGSPVYMSPEQARGAKTTDHRSDIYSLGVVLYECVTGRTPFVADSFNELLFKIALEEAPTPQNLRPDIDDDLNAIIVKATARAPEARYQTAAELEEALIGWLQKNGGQAGDWATDTGGRGLDLTASPTRGKSLPEILITGETPNAPATTTGANQTDASVSPPATVGKETSTSLSKTADPLKESAGAPPNGSKKKLVYAGAAAALAVIGVIGISTMRGPGTTEVKPDPKTASSGMQTADTATTADSVNTAGTAAPKPSETAPAMDTGDSATTAAADAGATATSATAGTKPAFTHRPAPGPAPAAQPATKPTTPASAQTSVGGRTIRTDF
- a CDS encoding SDR family oxidoreductase, which encodes MAPTVVVTGSTKGLGLGLVRALVARGANVVVSGRKDADVASVCAELGDDKAHGRACDVSRYDDVRALWGSARERFGRVDVWVNNAGTSNAQRPFVELPPSDIAAVVGTNLAGMMNGSRVALEGMLAQAPHDGFHGLRGAVYNMEGFGADGARQRGMALYGSTKTALRYFTRSLVDETRDSGVVVGTTSPGIVVTELLTGVYERGEPELWRSKRRLFNFIADPVETVAPWLARRILDNTRPGAHLAWMTVLKGALRFFRPKYWRRDLFAKGG
- a CDS encoding fibronectin type III domain-containing protein; protein product: MLRPRFAFALTALALAIGCGGDDDPAVRSNNLAFEGVAWVVPDEAGKLVVAWKPAPDAQDYRVYITRLPGRELKTIPIKTDGTAVTITPEKQGERYYVIVRAADASGLEDRNTIVKSAIASPDTAPPSFNGLKTAEPSGNAGARLTWEPATDDFTPPEAIVYDVYAGRPRTTLTRIARTGPGDTTITLNELGVPREPFVFEVRARDIANNESAGGAVVNSALGQDATLPTFAGCDAATALGATSVEVTWSPATDNHSPASELTYEVFTSTSAGQFDFTADPAAKVSAATAVTLTGLQPGVTYSFVCRARDAAGNAEENTVERSATTASDVTKPTFAGIKGFDFDPVMRKVKLSWDPATDDQTPPGNIVYDVFEARTAGGYDFDAPPRATSAPGAPYVELSDLASRATLNWVVRARDATNNRDDNLVERSGTTDTSYSIDVQGVFNKNCAVVGCHVSGPTAGGLNLAPAFSYDQLVDARSILGNIDGRNIPRVTKSNLQESWLSIKINPNPPRGLVMPAPQTGNALTAIEKDIITSWIMQDAPRN